In Leptodactylus fuscus isolate aLepFus1 chromosome 2, aLepFus1.hap2, whole genome shotgun sequence, one genomic interval encodes:
- the LOC142194216 gene encoding olfactory receptor 52A1-like, with translation MMMNSTFYPTYFLLVGIPGLEHEHIWIFIPFCIIYIFALLGNFLVMVVILVSPRLHQPMYIFLFMLSCNDVLLCTSVAPKILSIFWFNDRAISFNGCLLQMFFIHSFTSIESGFLVSMAYDRYIAIYKPLRYSSIITRRLIVRLVIVILVRAVVLVGPCLLMIKTFPGFRSNIIRHSYCEHMAVVKLADADIRVNSIYGLFVAFTILGVDLLLIFLSYIMIFNAVFRLPSKDARLRTFNTCTPHISVFLSFYTMAIFSFLSHRYGKNIPPYIHIIFSDIYLLVPPLLNPLVYGMKTNLIREEIWKILQEPFRWVVR, from the coding sequence atgatgatgaaCTCCACCTTCTATCCCACCTACTTCCTACTGGTCGGTATTCCAGGCTTAGAACATGAACATATCTGGATCTTCATCCCTTTCTGTATCATTTATATATTTGCTTTGCTTGGAAACTTCTTAGTGATGGTCGTCATCCTCGTGTCTCCAAGACTCCACCAACCTATGTATATCTTCCTCTTCATGTTGTCATGTAATGATGTTCTTCTATGTACAAGTGTAGCCCCCAAAATATTGTCCATCTTCTGGTTCAATGACAGAGCCATTAGCTTTAATGGATGTCTTCTCCAGATGTTCTTCATTCATTCTTTCACCAGTATTGAATCTGGATTCTTGGTTTCCATGGCTTATGACCGTTACATCGCCATATATAAGCCTCTCCGATATAGCTCCATAATAACCAGGAGGCTGATAGTCAGACTGGTCATTGTCATTCTGGTCAGGGCAGTTGTTCTGGTCGGTCCTTGTCTTCTTATGATAAAGACGTTCCCTGGATTCAGGAGCAACATCATTAGACATTCCTACTGTGAGCACATGGCCGTGGTGAagctcgctgacgctgacatccGGGTCAATAGTATATATGGTCTGTTTGTGGCTTTCACCATTCTTGGTGTCGATTTGCTCTTGATCTTCTTATCGTACATCATGATATTCAATGCCGTCTTCCGTCTTCCATCTAAAGACGCTCGTCTGAGGACCTTTAACACCTGCACCCCTCATATCTCTGTGTTTCTAAGCTTTTACACCATGGCCATATTCTCCTTCCTATCCCACCGATATGGTAAGAATATTCCACCTTATATCCACATTATCTTCTCTGACATCTACCTCCTGGTTCCACCTCTGCTCAACCCACTGGTCTATGGGATGAAGACAAACCTGATCCGTGAGGAGATCTGGAAAATCCTACAGGAACCATTCAGATGGGTCGTAAGATGA